The following coding sequences are from one Motacilla alba alba isolate MOTALB_02 chromosome 4, Motacilla_alba_V1.0_pri, whole genome shotgun sequence window:
- the CENPU gene encoding centromere protein U isoform X1 — protein sequence MSSKKKIKKNHASSKLEEHKADSNARWKSLPLEEPDVSRILKVAETNHLEELDDSFDHPLHSTAVDAYGEEHSQNEALARVSASQRQNTDRRKKPRHSKPSTGDVQESNTADAGEEPLKETVQTLNTTQFQGKKKQPSEESTSDPSVDSPHSVEVWCPKELKRSPRDITELDVVLAEVEKIAANYRQSIESNIGRKAIHDFSSAFKDQITDLIAGVQELKNMKKKNAKAITNIKKKRQQLVQVREELIGAEPQLTQLQREYAELQERKSSLRQTTELITDLKELQQECLDYREENPKEKVVYGTSSLPALLVESRRILGAERHFESINMKLEEALAVQKEQKSKKN from the exons GAGCACAAAGCCGACTCCAATGCCCGTTGGAAATCACTTCCTCTTGAGGAACCGGATGTCTCAAGGATATTGAAGGTAGCAGAAACAAATCACCTTGAGGAGCTTGATGATTCCTTCG ATCACCCTTTGCACAGTACTGCTGTGGATGCTTATGGAGAGGAACATTCACAAAACGAGGCACTCGCTCGTGTTTCAGCATCACAAAGGCAAAACACAGACAGACG taaAAAACCGCGTCACTCAAAGCCCTCCACTGGTGATGTTCAGGAATCCAACACAGCTGATGCTGGAGAGGAACCCCTTAAGGAGACTGTG CAAACTCTGAATACTACtcaattccagggaaaaaagaagcagcCTTCAGAGGAGAGCACATCAGATCCTTCTG TGGATAGCCCACATTCTGTAGAGGTTTGGTGTCCCAAAGAGCTGAAGAGATCTCCTAGAGATATTACAGAACTGGATGTTGTTCTGGCTGAAGTTGAGAAGATAGCAGCAAATTACAG ACAAAGCATAGAATCAAACATTGGCAGAAAGGCTATCCAtgacttttcttctgctttcaagGATCAAATCACTGATCTT ATAGCAGGAGTCCAGGAATTaaagaatatgaagaaaaagaatgctAAG GCAATAACCaacatcaaaaagaaaaggcagcaacTGGTGCAAGTCAGAGAAGAGCTAATTGG agctgaacCGCAACTGACACAACTACAAAGAGAATATGCCGAGTTACAGGAAAGGAAATCTTCCTTGAGGCAAACAACTGAATTAATTACTGATTTAAAGGAGCTACAGCAAGAGTGTTTGGATTATagagaagaaaacccaaaagaaaaagtGGTA TATGGAActtccagcctccctgctcttCTGGTGGAGTCTCGGAGAATTCTAGGAGCTGAAAGGCACTTTGAGAGTATCAATATGAAACTTGAAGAGGCTCTGGCTGTacaaaaagagcagaaatcaaagaaaaattaa
- the CENPU gene encoding centromere protein U isoform X2: MSSKKKIKKNHASSKLEEHKADSNARWKSLPLEEPDVSRILKVAETNHLEELDDSFDHPLHSTAVDAYGEEHSQNEALARVSASQRQNTDRRKKPRHSKPSTGDVQESNTADAGEEPLKETVGKKKQPSEESTSDPSVDSPHSVEVWCPKELKRSPRDITELDVVLAEVEKIAANYRQSIESNIGRKAIHDFSSAFKDQITDLIAGVQELKNMKKKNAKAITNIKKKRQQLVQVREELIGAEPQLTQLQREYAELQERKSSLRQTTELITDLKELQQECLDYREENPKEKVVYGTSSLPALLVESRRILGAERHFESINMKLEEALAVQKEQKSKKN; the protein is encoded by the exons GAGCACAAAGCCGACTCCAATGCCCGTTGGAAATCACTTCCTCTTGAGGAACCGGATGTCTCAAGGATATTGAAGGTAGCAGAAACAAATCACCTTGAGGAGCTTGATGATTCCTTCG ATCACCCTTTGCACAGTACTGCTGTGGATGCTTATGGAGAGGAACATTCACAAAACGAGGCACTCGCTCGTGTTTCAGCATCACAAAGGCAAAACACAGACAGACG taaAAAACCGCGTCACTCAAAGCCCTCCACTGGTGATGTTCAGGAATCCAACACAGCTGATGCTGGAGAGGAACCCCTTAAGGAGACTGTG ggaaaaaagaagcagcCTTCAGAGGAGAGCACATCAGATCCTTCTG TGGATAGCCCACATTCTGTAGAGGTTTGGTGTCCCAAAGAGCTGAAGAGATCTCCTAGAGATATTACAGAACTGGATGTTGTTCTGGCTGAAGTTGAGAAGATAGCAGCAAATTACAG ACAAAGCATAGAATCAAACATTGGCAGAAAGGCTATCCAtgacttttcttctgctttcaagGATCAAATCACTGATCTT ATAGCAGGAGTCCAGGAATTaaagaatatgaagaaaaagaatgctAAG GCAATAACCaacatcaaaaagaaaaggcagcaacTGGTGCAAGTCAGAGAAGAGCTAATTGG agctgaacCGCAACTGACACAACTACAAAGAGAATATGCCGAGTTACAGGAAAGGAAATCTTCCTTGAGGCAAACAACTGAATTAATTACTGATTTAAAGGAGCTACAGCAAGAGTGTTTGGATTATagagaagaaaacccaaaagaaaaagtGGTA TATGGAActtccagcctccctgctcttCTGGTGGAGTCTCGGAGAATTCTAGGAGCTGAAAGGCACTTTGAGAGTATCAATATGAAACTTGAAGAGGCTCTGGCTGTacaaaaagagcagaaatcaaagaaaaattaa
- the PRIMPOL gene encoding DNA-directed primase/polymerase protein isoform X1 — MDKGDRGEIKRKWQERLKKVEELASYYERNPLPTVYRPRLSKPSMPSSVWKIFSRQAEAFNYVKTCKEDVHVFALEKNSQSGQRFYLVTTYEELWFYYTQGYKTSLMHCYEVIPENDACKLYFDLEFYKPANPDADGKSMVMKLIELVSQKLKEFYDVNCSSKDVLNLDSSTDEKFSRHLIFLPQKTVFKDNTHIGNFVRTILQPAIRLMESGAAVIPTEEAGNVFQCSAGAGFDGSLTNLTAVEDDSKDRPAIAHETKDMEMPHQGENLDFSFLIVNDKEGNKQLFVDLGVYTKNRNFRMYKSSKAGKNVILKIAEDNKFIPSCEKGVSLEEAYFLSSLICNIGASDDIKVLSSGFSEDERKMSAFLNSKTTRSSRADPMEGYQGSPYPEIDNFVRALVNKDGLQGGIRQWSYFSLKELLIYDISGYRWCENIGRAHKSNNIMILVDLKNEVWYQKCHDPVCREQNFKSQSFPLPPGICLPSLFKEEGESTLMDERGHTEGKVNPHSNVSDSSRSSVSAENSWSQDFLLSDSEWENTSDDACFLEAAEDVELAEAADDSLNYAMEEIPDEVLLEALRKEDLYTKEGS, encoded by the exons ATGGACAAGGGGGATAGAG gagaaattaagagaaaatgGCAAGAAAGACTGAAGAAAGTGGAAGAACTAGCATCTTACTATGAAAGAAATCCTCTTCCTACAGTTTATAGACCAAGACTGTCCAAACCCTCTATGCCATCCTctgtttggaaaatattttctcgACAGGCTGAAGCTTTTAATTATGTAAAAACCTGCAAAGAG GATGTTCAtgtgtttgctttggaaaagaacTCACAGAGTGGACAGAGGTTTTACCTTGTGACAACATATGAAGAGCTTTGGTTTTATTACAC CCAAGGTTACAAAACAAGTCTTATGCATTGCTATGAAGTAATTCCTGAAAACGATGCTTGCaaactttattttgatttgGAGTTTTACAAACCAGCAAATCCTGATGCAGATGGCAAGAGCATGGTCATGAAGTTAATTGAG CTTGTCAgccaaaaattaaaagaattttatgATGTAAATTGTTCATCAAAAGATGTCTTGAACTTGGATTCCAGTACTGATGAAAAATTTAGTCggcatttaatttttctacCCCAAAAGACTGTATTTAAGGATAACACTCATATTG GTAACTTTGTGAGAACCATTTTGCAGCCTGCCATAAGATTAATGGAGAGTGGGGCTGCTGTGATTCCAACCGAAGAAGCAGGGAATGTTTTCCAAtgttctgcaggagctggattCGATGGCTCTCTTACAAACCTCACAGCTGTTGAAGATGATTCTAAAGACAGGCCAGCCATTGCTCATGAAACAAAGGATATGGAAATGCCACACCAGGgagaaaatttggatttttccttcctaataGTAAACGATAAAGAAGGCAACAAGCAGCTTTTTGTGGATCTAG GAGTTTATACAAAGAATAGAAATTTCCGGATGTATAAGTCatcaaaagcaggaaaaaatgtgattCTGAAGATAGCAGAGGATAATAAATTTATCCCCAGCTGTGAAAAGGGCGTTTCCTTGGAAGaagcatattttctttcctctttaatCTGCAACATCGG GGCGAGTGATGATATTAAAGTTCTGTCATCTGGCTTTTCAGAGGACGAGAGAAAAATGTCTGcttttttaaacagtaaaactaccagaagcagcagag CAGATCCCATGGAAGGTTACCAGGGTTCGCCGTATCCAGAAATTGATAACTTTGTTCGTGCTTTGGTTAATAAAGATGGGCTACAAGGAG ggaTACGACAGTGGAGTTACTTCTCTCTCAAAGAACTACTTATTTATGATATTTCTGGTTACCGTTGGTGTGAAAATATCGGAAGAGCTCACAAAAGTAACAATATAAT GATTCTGGTAGATTTAAAGAACGAAGTCTGGTATCAAAAGTGTCACGATCCTGTCTGCAGAGAACAAAACTTCAAATCACAAA GTTTCCCATTGCCGCCTGGGATATGCCTCCCATCTCTTTTCAAAGAG GAAGGAGAGTCCACGCTAATGGATGAGAGGGGgcacacagaaggaaaagtaaatCCACATTCTAATGTGTCAGACTCGTCAAGAAGCTCAGTATCTGCAGAGAACAGCTGGTCTCAAGACTTCCTGTTGTCAGACAGTGAGTGGGAAAACACAAGTGACGATGCCTGTTTCCTAGAAGCTGCTGAAGATGTGGAACTAGCTGAAGCTGCAGATGACAGTCTGAATTATGCCATGGAAGAAATCCCAGATGAAGTTCTCTTGGAAGCTCTGAGGAAAGAAGACCTCTACACCAAAGAAGGCAGCTAA
- the PRIMPOL gene encoding DNA-directed primase/polymerase protein isoform X3 yields the protein MHCYEVIPENDACKLYFDLEFYKPANPDADGKSMVMKLIELVSQKLKEFYDVNCSSKDVLNLDSSTDEKFSRHLIFLPQKTVFKDNTHIGNFVRTILQPAIRLMESGAAVIPTEEAGNVFQCSAGAGFDGSLTNLTAVEDDSKDRPAIAHETKDMEMPHQGENLDFSFLIVNDKEGNKQLFVDLGVYTKNRNFRMYKSSKAGKNVILKIAEDNKFIPSCEKGVSLEEAYFLSSLICNIGASDDIKVLSSGFSEDERKMSAFLNSKTTRSSRADPMEGYQGSPYPEIDNFVRALVNKDGLQGGIRQWSYFSLKELLIYDISGYRWCENIGRAHKSNNIMILVDLKNEVWYQKCHDPVCREQNFKSQSFPLPPGICLPSLFKEEGESTLMDERGHTEGKVNPHSNVSDSSRSSVSAENSWSQDFLLSDSEWENTSDDACFLEAAEDVELAEAADDSLNYAMEEIPDEVLLEALRKEDLYTKEGS from the exons ATGCATTGCTATGAAGTAATTCCTGAAAACGATGCTTGCaaactttattttgatttgGAGTTTTACAAACCAGCAAATCCTGATGCAGATGGCAAGAGCATGGTCATGAAGTTAATTGAG CTTGTCAgccaaaaattaaaagaattttatgATGTAAATTGTTCATCAAAAGATGTCTTGAACTTGGATTCCAGTACTGATGAAAAATTTAGTCggcatttaatttttctacCCCAAAAGACTGTATTTAAGGATAACACTCATATTG GTAACTTTGTGAGAACCATTTTGCAGCCTGCCATAAGATTAATGGAGAGTGGGGCTGCTGTGATTCCAACCGAAGAAGCAGGGAATGTTTTCCAAtgttctgcaggagctggattCGATGGCTCTCTTACAAACCTCACAGCTGTTGAAGATGATTCTAAAGACAGGCCAGCCATTGCTCATGAAACAAAGGATATGGAAATGCCACACCAGGgagaaaatttggatttttccttcctaataGTAAACGATAAAGAAGGCAACAAGCAGCTTTTTGTGGATCTAG GAGTTTATACAAAGAATAGAAATTTCCGGATGTATAAGTCatcaaaagcaggaaaaaatgtgattCTGAAGATAGCAGAGGATAATAAATTTATCCCCAGCTGTGAAAAGGGCGTTTCCTTGGAAGaagcatattttctttcctctttaatCTGCAACATCGG GGCGAGTGATGATATTAAAGTTCTGTCATCTGGCTTTTCAGAGGACGAGAGAAAAATGTCTGcttttttaaacagtaaaactaccagaagcagcagag CAGATCCCATGGAAGGTTACCAGGGTTCGCCGTATCCAGAAATTGATAACTTTGTTCGTGCTTTGGTTAATAAAGATGGGCTACAAGGAG ggaTACGACAGTGGAGTTACTTCTCTCTCAAAGAACTACTTATTTATGATATTTCTGGTTACCGTTGGTGTGAAAATATCGGAAGAGCTCACAAAAGTAACAATATAAT GATTCTGGTAGATTTAAAGAACGAAGTCTGGTATCAAAAGTGTCACGATCCTGTCTGCAGAGAACAAAACTTCAAATCACAAA GTTTCCCATTGCCGCCTGGGATATGCCTCCCATCTCTTTTCAAAGAG GAAGGAGAGTCCACGCTAATGGATGAGAGGGGgcacacagaaggaaaagtaaatCCACATTCTAATGTGTCAGACTCGTCAAGAAGCTCAGTATCTGCAGAGAACAGCTGGTCTCAAGACTTCCTGTTGTCAGACAGTGAGTGGGAAAACACAAGTGACGATGCCTGTTTCCTAGAAGCTGCTGAAGATGTGGAACTAGCTGAAGCTGCAGATGACAGTCTGAATTATGCCATGGAAGAAATCCCAGATGAAGTTCTCTTGGAAGCTCTGAGGAAAGAAGACCTCTACACCAAAGAAGGCAGCTAA
- the PRIMPOL gene encoding DNA-directed primase/polymerase protein isoform X2 yields the protein MDKGDRGEIKRKWQERLKKVEELASYYERNPLPTVYRPRLSKPSMPSSVWKIFSRQAEAFNYVKTCKEDVHVFALEKNSQSGQRFYLVTTYEELWFYYTQGYKTSLMHCYEVIPENDACKLYFDLEFYKPANPDADGKSMVMKLIELVSQKLKEFYDVNCSSKDVLNLDSSTDEKFSRHLIFLPQKTVFKDNTHIGNFVRTILQPAIRLMESGAAVIPTEEAGNVFQCSAGAGFDGSLTNLTAVEDDSKDRPAIAHETKDMEMPHQGENLDFSFLIVNDKEGNKQLFVDLGVYTKNRNFRMYKSSKAGKNVILKIAEDNKFIPSCEKGVSLEEAYFLSSLICNIGASDDIKVLSSGFSEDERKMSAFLNSKTTRSSRDPMEGYQGSPYPEIDNFVRALVNKDGLQGGIRQWSYFSLKELLIYDISGYRWCENIGRAHKSNNIMILVDLKNEVWYQKCHDPVCREQNFKSQSFPLPPGICLPSLFKEEGESTLMDERGHTEGKVNPHSNVSDSSRSSVSAENSWSQDFLLSDSEWENTSDDACFLEAAEDVELAEAADDSLNYAMEEIPDEVLLEALRKEDLYTKEGS from the exons ATGGACAAGGGGGATAGAG gagaaattaagagaaaatgGCAAGAAAGACTGAAGAAAGTGGAAGAACTAGCATCTTACTATGAAAGAAATCCTCTTCCTACAGTTTATAGACCAAGACTGTCCAAACCCTCTATGCCATCCTctgtttggaaaatattttctcgACAGGCTGAAGCTTTTAATTATGTAAAAACCTGCAAAGAG GATGTTCAtgtgtttgctttggaaaagaacTCACAGAGTGGACAGAGGTTTTACCTTGTGACAACATATGAAGAGCTTTGGTTTTATTACAC CCAAGGTTACAAAACAAGTCTTATGCATTGCTATGAAGTAATTCCTGAAAACGATGCTTGCaaactttattttgatttgGAGTTTTACAAACCAGCAAATCCTGATGCAGATGGCAAGAGCATGGTCATGAAGTTAATTGAG CTTGTCAgccaaaaattaaaagaattttatgATGTAAATTGTTCATCAAAAGATGTCTTGAACTTGGATTCCAGTACTGATGAAAAATTTAGTCggcatttaatttttctacCCCAAAAGACTGTATTTAAGGATAACACTCATATTG GTAACTTTGTGAGAACCATTTTGCAGCCTGCCATAAGATTAATGGAGAGTGGGGCTGCTGTGATTCCAACCGAAGAAGCAGGGAATGTTTTCCAAtgttctgcaggagctggattCGATGGCTCTCTTACAAACCTCACAGCTGTTGAAGATGATTCTAAAGACAGGCCAGCCATTGCTCATGAAACAAAGGATATGGAAATGCCACACCAGGgagaaaatttggatttttccttcctaataGTAAACGATAAAGAAGGCAACAAGCAGCTTTTTGTGGATCTAG GAGTTTATACAAAGAATAGAAATTTCCGGATGTATAAGTCatcaaaagcaggaaaaaatgtgattCTGAAGATAGCAGAGGATAATAAATTTATCCCCAGCTGTGAAAAGGGCGTTTCCTTGGAAGaagcatattttctttcctctttaatCTGCAACATCGG GGCGAGTGATGATATTAAAGTTCTGTCATCTGGCTTTTCAGAGGACGAGAGAAAAATGTCTGcttttttaaacagtaaaactaccagaagcagcagag ATCCCATGGAAGGTTACCAGGGTTCGCCGTATCCAGAAATTGATAACTTTGTTCGTGCTTTGGTTAATAAAGATGGGCTACAAGGAG ggaTACGACAGTGGAGTTACTTCTCTCTCAAAGAACTACTTATTTATGATATTTCTGGTTACCGTTGGTGTGAAAATATCGGAAGAGCTCACAAAAGTAACAATATAAT GATTCTGGTAGATTTAAAGAACGAAGTCTGGTATCAAAAGTGTCACGATCCTGTCTGCAGAGAACAAAACTTCAAATCACAAA GTTTCCCATTGCCGCCTGGGATATGCCTCCCATCTCTTTTCAAAGAG GAAGGAGAGTCCACGCTAATGGATGAGAGGGGgcacacagaaggaaaagtaaatCCACATTCTAATGTGTCAGACTCGTCAAGAAGCTCAGTATCTGCAGAGAACAGCTGGTCTCAAGACTTCCTGTTGTCAGACAGTGAGTGGGAAAACACAAGTGACGATGCCTGTTTCCTAGAAGCTGCTGAAGATGTGGAACTAGCTGAAGCTGCAGATGACAGTCTGAATTATGCCATGGAAGAAATCCCAGATGAAGTTCTCTTGGAAGCTCTGAGGAAAGAAGACCTCTACACCAAAGAAGGCAGCTAA